In Ancalomicrobiaceae bacterium S20, the following proteins share a genomic window:
- a CDS encoding response regulator: MTQIPLIAVVDDDRATRETVSDYLKLHGFEVAPLSGGQALRAELVRREPDLVVLDLNMPEEDGLSIVRFLKEKAPRVPVIMLTGTASPIDRVVGLELGADDYIAKPAELRELVARIRSVLRRATAPAVAAPVEKAKEVRFGAKWLNLETRHLRDDAGSQLLTTSEFDLLKAFADNPNRVLSRERLLDLANARDPDAFDRAIDVRITRIRKKIEADPGTPKVIRTIRGAGYMFVPDGK, translated from the coding sequence ATGACGCAGATTCCGCTGATCGCCGTGGTCGATGACGACCGAGCGACGCGCGAGACCGTGTCGGACTACCTGAAGCTCCATGGCTTCGAGGTCGCGCCGCTGTCGGGCGGGCAGGCGCTCCGCGCCGAACTCGTCCGGCGCGAGCCGGATCTGGTCGTGCTCGATCTCAACATGCCGGAGGAGGACGGGCTCTCGATCGTCCGTTTCCTCAAGGAAAAGGCGCCGCGCGTGCCGGTGATCATGTTGACCGGCACGGCCAGCCCGATCGACCGCGTCGTCGGGCTAGAGCTCGGCGCCGACGACTATATCGCCAAGCCTGCGGAGCTGCGCGAACTGGTCGCGCGTATCCGCTCCGTGCTGCGCCGGGCGACCGCGCCGGCCGTGGCCGCGCCGGTCGAGAAGGCGAAGGAAGTCCGCTTCGGAGCCAAGTGGCTCAATCTCGAGACCCGGCACCTGCGCGACGACGCCGGGTCGCAGCTGCTGACCACCTCCGAGTTCGACCTGTTGAAGGCCTTCGCCGACAATCCGAACCGGGTTTTGTCGCGCGAGCGCCTGCTCGACCTCGCCAATGCCCGCGACCCGGACGCCTTCGACCGCGCCATCGACGTGCGCATCACGCGCATTCGCAAGAAGATCGAGGCCGATCCCGGGACGCCCAAGGTGATCCGGACGATCCGCGGTGCCGGCTACATGTTCGTGCCCGACGGGAAGTGA